One segment of Cutaneotrichosporon cavernicola HIS019 DNA, chromosome: 4 DNA contains the following:
- a CDS encoding uncharacterized protein (Domain in the RNA-binding Lupus La protein; unknown function) codes for MSAEAATKTEAVPSLEVDAAGVPVVEGKTADEVTTAMDKSAKQIYFYFSDSNLPVDKFFFSLTACNEQGWVPIKTILTFKRMREFQAFGVPVVAEALRKAAEAEGSHPLVAVSEDGANVRRVRPLEPVTDAWERSVYVKGFGEGDNETNTQEKIEEWFEQFGKINAVRRRKEDIEGKGMAGKGKGAFKGSVFAEFAYASEMAKFLENKADHPKFIESEELVIESKNDYVKRKCKEKGIPESEIHRSRPERNAPRKFNAFREMNKISEGRSGDLAKIPKDVEIVGEAPAVDGGFKRKREDGDNEGRREKKERTPLTFEYKGVRLEIDDNGQIKNPAEVPFEDGCAVKFTVQGEDNWKDLKAKVVETAISDVFMALPAGAKVGTIAHQSSTKITDEELDKLVGAGLQYGGSAVTWERMNEEEQREFWVKRANYQASVKHKEAKEARRHEWKGGRGRGGRGGRGGRGRGGFRGRGGGNRGGDRNRERAAAAAAGLPPTVGSVKSD; via the exons ATGTCCGCTGAGGCCGCTACTAAGACTGAGGCCGTGCCctcgctcgaggtcgacgctGCCGGTGTCCctgtcgtcgagggcaagacCGCTGATGAGGTCACCACCGCAATGGACAAGTCTGCCAAGCAGA TCTACTTCTACTTCTCCGACTCGAACCTGCCCGTGGACAagttcttcttctcgctcACGGCCTGCAACGAGCAGGGCTGGGTCCCTATCAAGACCATCCTCACCTTCAAGCGTATGCGCGAGTTCCAGGCCTTTGGCGTCCCAGTTGTTGCTGAGGCGCTTCGCAAGGCagccgaggctgagggcAGCCACCCCCTCGTCGCTGTTTCCGAGGACGGCGCCAACGTCCGCCGTGTCCGGCCCCTTGAGCCAGTTACGGACGCGTGGGAGCGCTCGGTTTATGTG AAGGGCTTTGGAGAGGGCGACAACGAGACAAACACACAGGAGAAGATCGAGGAGTGGTTCGAGCAGTTTGGCAAGATCAACGCCGTCCGTCGCCGCAAGGAGGACAttgagggcaagggcatggctggcaagggcaagggcgcGTTCAAG GGTTCCGTCTTCGCCGAGTTTGCGTACGCGTCCGAGATGGCCAAGTTCCTCGAGAACAAGGCCGACCACCCCAAGTTTatcgagagcgaggagctggtTATCGAGTCCAAGAACGACTACGTTAAGCGCAAGtgcaaggagaagggcatCCCCGAGTCGGAGATCCACCGCTCTCGCCCGGAGCGCAACGCGCCCCGCAAGTTTAACGCTTTCCGCGAGATGAACAAGATCTCTGAGGGCCGGAgcggcgacctcgccaagatcCCCAAGGATGTGGAGATTGTTGGCGAGGCCCCCGCCGTCGATGGCGGTttcaagcgcaagcgcgaggacggTGACAACGAGGGCCGccgcgagaagaaggagcggACCCCCCTCACCTTTGAGTACAAGGGTGTGCGTCTTGAGATCGACGACAATGGTCAGATCAAGAACCCTGCCGAGGTGCCGTTCGAGGACGGCTGCGCCGTCAAGTTTACCGTccagggcgaggacaaCTGGAAGgacctcaaggccaaggttgTTGAGACTGCCATCTCTGACGTCTTCATGGCCCTCCCCGCAGGTGCCAAGGTCGGTACGATCGCGCACCAGAGCTCTACCAAGATCACcgatgaggagcttgacaagctcgtcggcgccggtCTCCAGTACGGTGGCAGTGCGGTCACGTGGGAGCGCATGAACG aggaggagcagcgcgAGTTCTGGGTCAAGCGTGCCAACTACCAGGCCAGCGTCAAGCACAAGGAGGCAAAGGAGGCGCGCCGTCACGAGTGGAAGGGTGGCCGTGGTCGTGGTGGTCGTGGTGGACGTGGCGGCCGTGGCCGTGGCGGTTTCCGTGGCCGTGGTGGGGGTAACCGCGGTGGCGACCGCAACCGCGAGAGGGCTGCTGCGGCCGCTGCCGGTCTCCCGCCTACCGTCGGTTCTGTCAAGTCTGATTAA
- a CDS encoding uncharacterized protein (Ecdysteroid kinase) — MGDGTVVGALRAPLDLSKLVPYLEQNVDGFQGPVEPKQFGFGQSNPTYLLETPSKKYVLRRAPLGKLLSKTAHRVDREFVILNALNQYNARLPPQSARRVPVPEVYALCMDPEVAGAPFYLMEFIKGRIFTDVRMQSLPREERDACWHAAIATLAKLATVPIADLQLDKSFAADPLAKPYFPRQVKSLMKVSDAQSATPVKQNGGKPLGDIEHAQDLRHYFEKGAQVVARAETMHGASVVHGDYKIDNVIFHPTEPRVIGILDWELCTLGSPLADLGNVLMPFSFTPVTRGDLDRLGLKPDGLTNLMIGLKGLPSSETGIPQVSQLERWWVDEMNAGYKWHAAHSPSMKGKASSPAPWSYPIAGLEWVRAWMLWRLAIIAQGIAARAALGQASSATASPSRERFDFFGRMAYRAMVDGDKAEDISAKL, encoded by the exons ATGGGCGACGGCACAGTTGTCGGCGCACTCCGCGCccccctcgacctctccaagctcgtccCCTACCTCGAGCAGAACGTGGACGGCTTCCAGGGCCCTGTCGAGCCCAAGCAATTTGGC TTCGGCCAGTCCAACCCCACCTACCTCCTCGAAACACCCAGCAAGAAATACGTGTTGCGCCGCGCACCACTGGGTAAACTGCTGTCCAAGACGGCTCACCGCGTCGACCGCGAATTCGTCATCCTCAATGCTCTGAACCAGTACAATGCCCGGCTTCCGCCCCAGTCTGCCCGTCGTGTGCCCGTGCCAGAAGTTTATGCGCTCTGCATGGACCCAGAGGTCGCGGGGGCGCCCTTCTATCTCATGGAGTTTATCAAGGGCCGTATCTTCACGGATGTGCGCATGCAGAGTCTgccgcgcgaggagcgggaTGCTTG CTGGcacgccgccatcgccacccTCGCAAAGTTGGCCACCGTTCCCATCGCCGACCTGCAGCTGGACAAGTCGTTCGCAGCCGACccgctcgccaagcccTACTTCCCGCGCCAAGTCAAATCACTCATGAAAGTATCGGACGCGCAGAGCGCCACGCCAGTCAAGCAGAACGGCGGCAAGCCCCTCGGCGACATCGAGCACGCGCAGGACCTCCGGCACTACTTTGAGAAGGGAGCGCAGGTCGTTGCGCGTGCTGAGACTATGCATGGCGCATCGGTGGTTCACGGCGACTACAAGATTGACAATGTT ATCTTCCATCCCACCGAACCCCGCGTTAtcggcatcctcgactGGGAACTGTGTACTCTCGGAtcgccgctcgccgactTGGGTAACGTCCTCATGCCATTCTCATTTACGCCTGTCACGCGTGGTGACTTGGACCGGCTAGGCCTCAAGCCCGACGGCCTGACCAACCTCATGATCGGGCTCAAGGGTCTTCCCTCGTCCGAGACTGGGATTCCTCAAGTATCGCAGCTCGAGCGGTGGtgggtcgacgagatgaaTGCCGGTTATAAGTGGCATGCGGCCCACTCGCCGTCGATGAAGGGCAAGGCGTCTTCGCCTGCGCCATGGAGTTACCCCATCGCCGGACTCGAGTGGGTGCGCGCGTGGATGCTCTGGCGGCTGGCCATTATCGCGCAGGGCATCGCTGCCCGTGCAGCGCTCGGACAGGCTAGCAGTGCCACTGCCAGCCCCAGTAGGGAGAGGTTTGACTTCTTCGGCCGGATGGCGTATCGCGccatggtggatggtgaCAAGGCCGAAGACATCAGTGCCAAGTTGTAG
- the creB gene encoding uncharacterized protein (Ubiquitin carboxyl-terminal hydrolase), producing the protein MEKWRRFGMGSGNAAATNGTTTAPPPTESPPPEPKGKERALDEGLWGLENFGNTCYCNSILQALYASEPFRAFIEAYPDVAAPYNALGGEIATEPIPSPSLEAVNPNPMESPTANPSAKEKRGGLLGLGKSKDKQQPTKAVPAPVQPPQQLPPPIILPADPSFPEMTLLATVQTLFHHLSTSLPHHPVSPKNPPPSQPNGSAAAASPSGAPAANSSTTVVQLGPNGLPLGPSLLASLPPPSCPRGGGPYHAGSLGRGVVRPEDVLRTARRHNNMFGGQQQQDAHEFLGFVLNQLAEEVERLDSELKERGEEVTNFKERGMTFIHSLFHGVLVNETRCLNCETTSSREESFLDLSIDIEQHSSLTACLRQFSHSEMLCSTNKFYCETCCGLVEAERRMRIKSLPNILGLHLKRFRQDQMGRLHKLFYRVTFPLSLRVPCTTEDTEKAERLYELFAVVVHIGNGPTHGHYVTVVRSEDGWVMCDDENVEPISEDDLTNYFGDNITGAGYVLFYQAVELDLLSLGLKRLPQPKVRPQMPVHLVEEAKKVLAPVSEPSATPVATAPASPAVATLANVPSPVAPATPVDPAAPVAIPVPAVSVAAAAPSSHPSTLSNTSASGTPNGSVRRESSTASSLLTSAFMEHNSPARRREPSMSRSTDKSNRWSILKRKDDPATRQPLQRQGTATTLGTLGTLGTDNTSWSSMQHDQGEHTPQHSNDMSSSMMSSLSATSAAPSTGTGRSSPIPTSTVPSHSSLGLSSSTRADRSPSGMSTSNGFSGGSSLGRKISDRTGLAKLSRNTSSGWKMGFGKKGKVDE; encoded by the exons ATGGAGAAGTGGCGCCGTTTCGGCATGGGCAGTGGCAACGCCGCAGCTACCAATGGTACCACCACCGCTCCCCCGCCCACTGAATCGCCACCTCCAGAGCCTAAAGGCAAAGAGAgggcgctcgacgagggtCTTTGGGGCCTCGAGAAC TTTGGCAACACCTGTTACTGTAACTCGATCCTACAGGCACTGTACGCGTCTGAGCCGTTTCGCGCATTCATCGAGGCTTACCCCGACGTCGCAGCACCGTACAATGCCCTCGGTGGCGAGATTGCGACCGAGCCCATTCCCAGTCCCAGCCTGGAAGCAGTCAATCCCAACCCGATGGAGTCGCCCACTGCCAACCCCTCTGCTAAGGAGaagcgcggcggcctccttggcctcggcaagTCCAAGGACAAGCAGCAGCCCACGAAAGCTGTTCCAGCACCTGTccagccgccgcagcagTTACCACCACCCATCATTCTTCCGGCAGACCCGTCGTTCCCGGAGATGACGCTTCTGGCCACTGTCCAGACGCTCTTTCACCATCTGAGCACATCGCTCCCTCACCACCCGGTGTCGCCCAAGAACCCCCCACCCTCTCAACCAAATGGgtcagcagcagccgctTCCCCGTCAGGAGCCCCTGCGGCCAACTCTTCGACGACCGTGGTACAGCTCGGCCCGAACGGTCTACCACTGGGCCCGTCGCTCTTAGCTTCGTTACCGCCGCCTTCGTGTCCGCGCGGTGGAGGACCGTACCATGCTGGTTCGCTGGGCCGAGGAGTCGTCCGCCCCGAGGATGTGTTACGCACTGCGCGCCGGCACAACAACATGTTTGGcgggcagcagcagcaggacGCCCACGAGTTCCTGGGCTTTGTGCTGAACCaactcgccgaggaggtggagcgcctcgattcggagctcaaggagcgcggggaggaggtcaCCAACTTCAAGGAGCGTGGTATGACCTTTATCCACTCGCTGTTCCACGGCGTACTTGTCAACGAGACGCGGTGCCTCAACTGCGAAacgaccagctcgcgcgaggagtcgttcctcgacctgtCGATCGACATTGAGCAGCACTCGTCGCTCACGGCGTGTCTGCGCCAGTTCTCGCACTCGGAAATGCTGTGCAGCACAAACAAGTTTTACTGTGAGACGTGCTGCGGCctggtcgaggccgagcgccgcaTGCGCATCAAGAGCTTGCCGAACATTCTCGGCTTGCACCTCAAGCGTTTCCGCCAGGACCAAATGGGGCGGTTACACAAGCTCTTCTACCGCGTCACGTTCCCCCTGTCACTGCGAGTGCCGTGTACGACCGAGGACACAGAGAAGGCTGAGAGGCTGTACGAGCTATTTGCGGTTGTGGTTCACATTGGAAA cggccCCACCCACGGCCACTACGTGACTGTAGTCCGATCCGAGGACGGGTGGGTCATGtgtgacgacgagaacgtCGAGCCGAtcagcgaggacgacctcaCAAACTACTTTGGTGACAACATTACGGGAGCGGGCTACGTGCTCTTCTACCAGgcggtcgagcttgacctgCTATCGCTTGGGCTCAAGAGGCTTCCCCAGCCCAAAGTCCGGCCGCAGATGCCCGtgcatctcgtcgaggaagcgAAGAAGGTGCTCGCGCCGGTCTCTGAGCCTTCCGCAACCCCGGTGGCGACAGCACCGGCTAGCCCCGCTGTCGCCACCCTGGCCAATGTGCCGTCTCCAGTTGCGCCGGCCACGCCAGTTGACCCTGCGGCTCCAGTTGCCATTCCTGTGCCAGCCGTGTCggtcgcggcggctgcACCCTCGTCGCACCCGTCGACACTGTCCAACACTTCGGCGTCTGGCACGCCGAACGGGAGTGTACGCCGTGAGTCGTCGACTGCGTCGTCGCTCCTCACTTCGGCGTTTATGGAGCACAACTCTCCAGCCCGGCGTAGAGAGCCGTcaatgtcgcgctcgacagACAAATCAAACCGCTGGTCGATCCTGAAACGCAAGGACGACCCAGCCACCCGTCAGCCACTGCAGAGGCAGGGTACGGCTACTACACTGGGAACACTGGGAACGCTTGGGACGGACAATACGAGTTGGAGCAGCATGCAGCACGACCAGGGCGAGCACACACCTCAACACAGCAACGacatgagctcgtcgatgatgtCGTCTCTCTCCGCGACGAGTGCCGCCCCTTCGACGGGCACTGGTCGGTCCTCGCCAATCCCAACATCGACGGTGCCGAGCCACagcagcctcggcctcagTTCCTCTACGCGTGCGGACCGCTCGCCGAGTGGCatgtcgacctcgaacGGATTCAGTGGTGGTTCGTCGCTCGGGCGCAAAATCAGCGACCGCACGGGCCTGGCAAAGTTGTCGCGCAACACGAGCTCGGGCTGGAAGATGGGTTtcggcaagaagggcaaggtcgacgagtgA
- the creB gene encoding uncharacterized protein (Ubiquitin carboxyl-terminal hydrolase) yields MKPSLTLARSSRALQIRPARPLIASAGRPGLSARAAPARTAPARTFFSLPDITRLATLIPGPEIENTGEEQRFHARKVLPYSPAQLYELVSDVPAYVDFIPFCTASTVLDTQGYPTSWRPGPEPFAVDAELAVGFGGLEERYVSRVVGTPFESVSATASKRTPLFKNLVTTWSFAPAGTGGHIASSTLLTIDLTFAFANPLHRIASQAVLPKVADKMVEAFETRAGQVYGAR; encoded by the exons ATGAAGCCATcgctcaccctcgcccgGTCATCCCGTGCTCTCCAAATCCGCCCCGCCCGTCCCCTCATCGCATCCGCCGGCCGACCAGGGCTTtctgcgcgcgccgcgccagcccGCACCGCGCCAGCCCgcaccttcttctcgctCCCAGATATCACGCGGCTCGCGACACTCATCCCCGGCCCAGAGATCGAGAATACAGGCGAAGAACAGCGGTTCCATGCACGCAAGGTCCTCCC TTACTCGCCCGCACAACTGTACGAACTCGTCTCGGACGTGCCGGCCTACGTCGACTTCATTCCGTTCTGCACGGCTTCGaccgtcctcgacacgcAGGGATATCCGACGTCGTGGAGGCCCGGACCTGAGCCGTtcgccgtcgacgcagAGCTGGCAGTCGGGTTCGGCGGACTCGAGGAGAGATATGTGTCCCGGGTCGTGGGGACGCCGTTTGAGAGCGTTTCG GCAACCGCATCCAAGCGTACCCCCCTGTTCAAGAACCTCGTGACGACTTGGTCGTTCGCGCCAGCCGGCACAGGCGGCCAcatcgcctcctccaccctcctcaccatcgACCTGACCTTTGCCTTCGCCAACCCCCTGCACCGGATCGCAAGCCAGGCCGTCCTCCCCAAGGTGGCCGATAAAATGGTCGAGGCCTTTGAAACTCGCGCCGGTCAAGTATACGGTGCGAGGTAA
- a CDS encoding uncharacterized protein (3-beta hydroxysteroid dehydrogenase/isomerase family), whose amino-acid sequence MPALTPPALVLVTGASGFLGPYIVKALLDDGFKVRVTARDAAKADYLTTTFPGIDVAIVPDGAAPNAYDAAVLGVDGVVHAASPLDTTNTGDPALVIDPAVKGVTELLASAAKSSVKRVVQISSIAAIAHPNFDLPRVLTESDWNDESPAICAAIGASAPPFLKYLASKSLSERAFWDFFKASQKFDGVALDCALVRNVFGFADEIYGEPKGYAASQGRVEGSNTSLVPWITSPPDVDLTAQVFPCVDANDVAIAAVRALTVPAAGGERFLITTKTAQNNDFAIAISKGNKDTEFRVALDRKATTFENGKAERVLGMKFKDKDQVLAGSMRAIQAFLERKISHPPSGRWLIFHSGSIRLPSSHNRKVAVQIVDQALLLQRSFAGVLFRLSPNDVGWLKSIMADVQVLTISGDVWHGNRTLPFIALASMPAAQVKFLRCWVGTTWLIPPGTEEITIDLKVGPQEWNSMPTPTPLTYPPSVQRVRIALSVDRTALASVIYKLFRNFRPEIRWTTTGIDETTPSLDQQGLDLLGLIARMSGSEIEDVRAAFA is encoded by the exons ATGCCTGCACTAACCCCCCCagccctcgtcctcgtcactgGCGCCTCCGGCTTCCTGGGCCC ATACATCGTCAAGGCACTGCTGGACGATGGCTTCAAAGTCCGTGTGACGGCCAGGgacgccgccaaggccgactacctcaccaccaccttcccGGGCATTGACGTCGCCATCGTGCCCGATGGTGCTGCC cccaacGCCTACGACGCAGCCGtactcggcgtcgacggggTCGTCCACGCCGCTTCCCCGCTCGACACGACCAACACGGGTGACCCCGCCCTCGTTATCGACCCCGCCGTCAAGGGCGTCACTGAGCTCCTTGCCAGCGCGGCCAAAAGCTCCGTCAAGCGGGTAGTTCAGATCTCGTCCATTGCCGCCATCGCTCATCCCAACTTTGATCTCCCGCGCGTGCTAACTGAATCCG ATTGGAACGACGAGTCGCCAGCCATCTGCGCCGCCATCGGTGCATCCGCCCCGCCTTTCCTCAAATATCTCGCCAGCAAGTCTCTGTCCGAACGCGCCTTCTGGGATTTCTTCAAGGCGTCCCAGAAATTCGACGGCGTCGCACTCGACTGTGCCCTCGTAAGAAATGTCTTTGGATTCGCTGATGAGATCTATGGAGAACCCAAGGGATACGCGGCTAGTCAAGGCCGTGTCGAGGGCTCGAATACTAGCCTTGTTCCATGGATCACCTCGCCTCCAGACGTGGATCTGACCGCACAAGTCTTCCCCTGCGTCGATGCCAATGACG TGGCCATAGCCgccgtccgcgccctcaCGGTCCCTGCGGCCGGGGGAGAGCGCTTCCTCATCACGACTAAGACGGCGCAGAATAACGACTTTGCGATAGCCATCTCGAAAGGTAATAAAGATACCGAGTTCCGTGTCGCCCTCGATCGCAAGGCTACCACGTTTGAGAATGGAAAGGCGGAGAGAGTGTTGGGAATGAAGTTCAAGGATAAAGATCAGGTGCTGGCTGGCTCCATGCGTGCCATCCAGGCGTTCCTCGAACGTAAGA TCTCCCATCCTCCTTCTGGCCGTTGGCTGATCTTCCACTCTGGCTCCATCCGCCTCCCATCGTCGCACAACCGCAAGGTCGCAGTCCAGATCGTCGACCAGGCCCTGCTCCTGCAACGCTCCTTTGCGGGCGTACTGTTCCGCTTATCGCCCAATGACGTGGGGTGGTTGAAATCGATCATGGCGGACGTCCAAGTCCTTACTATTAGCGGCGATGTGTGGCATGGGAATCGCACGTTGCCATTTATTGCCCTCGCTTCGATGCCCGCTGCACAAGTCAAGTTCCTCAG GTGCTGGGTCGGCACCACTTGGCTCATCCCTCCCGGCACCGAGGAGATTACAATCGACCTCAAAGTCGGCCCACAGGAATGGAACTCGATGCCGACTCCAACACCACTCACTTATCCTCCCTCTGTACAGCGTGTCCGTATCGCTCTTTCCGTGGATCgcaccgccctcgccagTGTAATCTACAAGCTCTTCCGAAACTTCCGGCCCGAAATACGCTGGACCACGACTGGCATTGACGAGACGACGCCTAGCCTCGACCAGCAaggcctcgacctgctcggCCTGATTGCTCGCATGTCGGGctccgagatcgaggacgtAAGAGCCGCCTTTGCATAG
- a CDS encoding uncharacterized protein (Divalent cation transporter), with protein MSPILKRDVAETVRQARRLAAAAGLKDYDEHEHEYELNRGSTSRPSNTNEDRWEWEERNSTDKSERRASVSSVSHGITSPVVPLTATKPEMPARSDVDAMREERHNNDGHNRHERLSAVHPFARPSASFEAERDSMEMAEIAEEGRLLGSQVLEKGGIGKWADLRGLLFSSTPSLLFSLVGLVFCGQLLEHCARWRVFRRVDELFILVPMIGNLKGNLEMCLSARLGTSATLGELDTRRVRRSLVTANLTLLGLQALLISSLAAVLSFVLGLMTTHRLGDVPSDGINYPVPGTVADPSIDDPWREGYTRPGPAQLVMVLATGMAAAGLSALFLGSFMCALVVLCRWVNVDPDNITPPIAACLGDLLTLFLLALAGTVLVGAMDTPVPLIIVIIMGIAALWFTRRVMRDTWVKDIARGSWIPLISAMLISSGTGMVLETGVSKYRGFALLAISMTGLTGAIGAIHANRLSTQLHRRLHPGSGSHSTHTMTGRLQAAYDGLSPTQSIGVLFALSFPCQAAFVVFVNATGWIDIHLGWVGWVAYAIASAFSLLCAQFFTLFCWHRNLDPDSYTLPIHSAIVDFVGQLLLMLAYEVCRRLGGDVMAVPR; from the exons ATGTCACCCATTCTGAAGCGCGACGTGGCAGAAACTGTGCGCCAGGCCCGCCGCCTTGCTGCAGCAGCCGGGCTCAAGGACtacgacgagcacgagcacgagtACGAGCTGAACCGCGGCAGCACGTCGCGCCCGTCAAATACAAACGAGGACAggtgggagtgggaagAAAGGAATAGTACCGATAAGAGCGAGAGGCGCGCATCCGTTTCGAGCGTGTCTCACGGGATCACGTCCCCCGTCGTCCCGCTCACGGCCACAAAACCGGAAATGCCGGCAAGAAGCGATGTTGACGCAATGAGGGAAGAGCGGCATAACAATGACGGGCATAACCGGCATGAACGCCTCTCAGCCGTGCACCCGTTCGCGCGCCCTAGTGCGAGCTTTGaagccgagcgcgacagcATGGAGATGGCAGAGAttgccgaggaggggcgCCTGCTGGGCAGCCAAGTCTTGGAGAAAGGCGGAATTGGCAAGTGGGCCGACCTGCGCGGGTTGTTGTTCTCC tcaACACCCTCATTACTCTTCTCCCTTGTCGGTCTCGTGTTCTGCGGCCAGCTCCTGGAACACTGTGCGCGCTGGCGCGTGTTCCGCcgcgttgacgagctctTCATCCTCGTGCCTATGATCGGCAACCTCAAGGGCAACCTTGAGATGTGCTTATCCGCGCGGTTGGGCACGTCAGCAACCctgggcgagctcgacacgcgccgcgtccgccgcTCGCTCGTTACGGCCAACCTGACCTTGCTCGGCCTGCAGGCGCTCCTCATCAGTTCGCTGGCAGCCGTGCTCTCTttcgtcctcggtctcaTGACCACCCACCGTCTTGGCGACGTGCCTTCCGATGGCATCAACTATCCTGTACCAGGTACTGTTGCTGACCCGAGCATCGACGACCCCTGGCGTGAAGGGTACACTCGTCCAGGCCCAGCACAGCTGGTCATGGTCCTCGCGACGGGCATGGCTGCCGCGGGCCTGTCAGCCCTCTTCCTCGGAAGCTTCATGTGCGCGCTTGTCGTGCTCTGCCGCTGGGTCAATGTCGACCCGGACAACATTACGCCGCCGATCGCCGCTTGCCTCGGTGATCTTCtcaccctcttcctcctcgcactTGCGGGTACTGTTCTCGTCGGCGCAATGGACACGCCGGTCCCCCTCATTATCGTGATTATTATGGGTATCGCGGCGCTGTGGTTTACGCGCCGCGTAATGCGCGACACGTGGGTCAAGGACATTGCGCGCGGCAGCTGGATCCCGCTTATTAGCGCCATGCTCATCTCGAGCGGCACGGGTATGGTTCTCGAAACGGGTGTGAGCAAGTATCGCGGTTTCGCCCTTCTCGCAATCTCAATGACGGGTCTCACGGGAGCCATTGGGGCGATCCACGCAAATAGGCTAAGCACGCAACTCCATCGTCGCCTGCACCCCGGCTCGGGGAGCCACTCGACGCACACGATGACCGGCCGCCTACAGGCGGCATATGACGGCCTCAGCCCGACGCAAAGTATAGGCGTACTGTTCGCCCTCTCGTTCCCTTGTCAAGCGGCCTTTGTGGTCTTTGTCAACGCGACCGGCTGGATCGATATCCATCTCGGCTGGGTAGGATGGGTAGCCTACGCCATCGCGTCTGCATTCTCCCTCCTCTGTGCCCAGTTCTTCACTCTCTTCTGCTGGCACCGCAACCTGGACCCAGACAGCTACACGCTCCCGATCCACAGTGCGATCGTCGACTTTGTAGGCCAACTCCTCCTCATGCTCGCGTACGAGGTATGCCGAAGACTAGGGGGGGACGTCATGGCTGTTCCTAGATAG